One stretch of Salarias fasciatus chromosome 19, fSalaFa1.1, whole genome shotgun sequence DNA includes these proteins:
- the vti1b gene encoding vesicle transport through interaction with t-SNAREs homolog 1B — protein sequence MSSEEFEKLHEMYRSLYEELKLMPEKALRSHGEDRKRLVRSFDERQGEAEEVLQGMEEELRVAPSSFRNAMSTKLRLYRRDLGKLQRDMKTSELGFGSSYQPGSQQGIYSSQNQQSTHQQSQRALLLQGSESLNNASQSIERSQRLAAETEQIGTDIIEELGEQREQLDRSRNRLVNTGENLSRSRKILRAMSRRLVTNKLLLGVIILMELAILGAVVYLKFFR from the exons ATGTCTTCAGAAGAGTTTGAGAAGTTACACGAAATGTACAGATCTCTGTACGAGGAGCTGAAGCTGATGCCGGAGAAAGCCCTGAGGAGTCACGGAG AAGACAGGAAGAGGCTGGTGAGGAGCTTTGATGAGAGGCAGGGGGAGGCTGAAGAAGTG TTGCAAGGAATGGAAGAAGAGCTGCGTGTGGCTCCGTCATCTTTCAGAAATGCCATGTCGACTAAGCTACGTCTCTACCGCCGGGACCTCGGCAAGCTGCAGAGGGACATGAAGACCTCAGAACTCGGGTTCGGCTCATCTTACCAACCAGGGAGTCAACAAGGCATCTATTCATCCCAAAACCAACAAAGT ACTCACCAACAGTCTCAAagagctctgctgctccagggCTCCGAGTCCCTGAACAACGCCAGCCAGAGCATCGAGCGGAGTCAGCGCCTGGCGGCCGAGACGGAGCAGATCGGCACGGATATCATCGAAGAGCTGGGCGAacagagggagcagctggaccgcagcagaaacaga TTGGTGAATACCGGAGAGAATCTCAGTCGAAGCAGGAAAATTCTTCGTGCCATGTCGAGGCG gttGGTGACAAACAAGCTGCTCTTAGGTGTGATCATCTTGATGGAGCTGGCCATTCTGGGAGCCGTGGTTTACCTCAAGTTCTTCCGATGA
- the arg2 gene encoding arginase-2, mitochondrial, translated as MALRGPIFRLLRSQLGHTHQQSRAQSVAVLGAPFSRGQKKRGVEHGPKVIRDAGLIERLSSLDYSVHDFGDLSFHYPEKDEPYMDVNFPLSVGGANKMLAGAVSGAVGAGHTVVMLGGDHSLALGSAAGHARQCPDLCLIWVDAHPDLNTPMSSPSGNFHGQPVTFMLKELQGKVPEIRGFSWVKPFLSSRDLVYIGLRDVDPGEYQIMKALGIQYFSMRDIDRLGIQRVMEVTFDHLLAR; from the exons ATGGCTTTGAGGGGACCGATCTTCCGTCTTCTCAGATCCCAGCTGGGCCACACTCACCAGCAAAGCAGAGCTCAGTCTGTGGCGGTGCTGGGAGCTCCGTTTTCAAGGGGACAG AAAAAGCGCGGCGTGGAGCACGGCCCCAAAGTGATCAGAGATGCCGGGCTCATCGAGAGGCTGTCCAGTTTAG actaCTCCGTCCACGACTTTGGCGATCTGAGTTTCCACTACCCCGAGAAGGATGAGCCCTACATGGACGTGAACTTCCCTCTCTCTGTTGGCGGGGCGAACAAAATGTTGGCCGGAGCGGTGAGCGGCGCCGTCGGAGCCGGTCACACCGTGGTCATGCTGGGAGGCGACCACAG CCTCGCTCTCGGATCGGCGGCCGGTCATGCCCGGCAGTGCCCTGACCTGTGTCTAATCTGGGTTGATGCTCATCCAGATTTAAACACGCCCATGAGTTCTCCGTCGGGAAACTTCCACGGGCAGCCTGTGACGTTCATGCTCAAAGAGCTGCAAGGCAAG GTGCCAGAGATCCGCGGCTTCTCCTGGGTCAagcccttcctctcctccagagaCCTGGTGTACATCGGCCTGCGCGACGTGGACCCTGGAGAGTA CCAGATCATGAAGGCGCTGGGGATCCAGTACTTCAGCATGAGGGACATTGACAGACTCGGCATCCAGAGAGTCATGGAAGTCACTTTTGACCACCTTCTGGCGAGGTAG